Proteins encoded in a region of the Haloarcula sp. CBA1129 genome:
- a CDS encoding ribonuclease P protein component 4 yields MTDEATIASERIERLQSLAREAVQVGNGERARSYVRRARRVAERHRLRLPRSFERSTCDACDTYLLHGHNARSRTQSGHVVITCDCGSQSRYPYD; encoded by the coding sequence ATGACGGACGAGGCGACCATCGCCAGCGAGCGGATCGAGCGCCTCCAGTCGCTCGCTCGTGAGGCGGTTCAGGTCGGCAACGGGGAGCGTGCCCGGTCGTACGTCCGGCGCGCTCGGCGTGTCGCCGAACGCCACCGCCTGCGCCTGCCACGGTCGTTCGAACGGTCGACGTGTGACGCCTGCGATACGTACCTGCTACACGGTCATAACGCCCGGTCCCGGACCCAGTCCGGCCACGTCGTCATCACCTGTGACTGTGGGTCACAGTCACGCTACCCGTACGACTGA
- a CDS encoding YhbY family RNA-binding protein — MSDSSRQSRIHDLDATLRVGKHGIESVADELDDQLENTDLVKVKFLRSSRGGTTAEELAEDLAEMVNAEVIQVRGHTAVFKK, encoded by the coding sequence ATGAGTGACTCATCTCGACAGTCGCGGATACACGACCTCGACGCGACGCTCCGCGTCGGCAAACACGGTATCGAATCCGTAGCGGACGAACTCGACGACCAGCTGGAAAACACGGATCTCGTGAAGGTGAAGTTCCTCCGGTCGTCCCGGGGCGGCACAACGGCCGAAGAACTCGCTGAAGATCTGGCCGAGATGGTCAACGCCGAGGTGATTCAGGTGCGGGGCCACACCGCGGTGTTCAAGAAATGA
- a CDS encoding transcription initiation factor IIB family protein — translation MTDTSIRRYSNERETETEQTDEEESETLVCPECNGSLLSDSERGETVCEDCGLVVEEDEIDPGPEWRAFDSKEKDEKSRVGAPTTNMMHDKGLSTNIGWQDKDAYGNSLSSRQREKMQRLRTWNERFRTRDSKERNLKQALGEIDRMASALGLPENVRETASVIYRRALDEDLLPGRSIEGVSTASLYAAARQAGTPRSLDEIAGVSRVEKDEIARTYRYVVRELSLEIQPADPESYVPRFASDLDLSEEVERRARQLLQNAKQEGVHSGKSPVGLAAAAVYAASLLTNEKVTQSQVSEVANISEVTIRNRYHELLEAEDNIHP, via the coding sequence ATGACCGATACCAGCATCCGCCGATACTCGAACGAGCGCGAAACGGAGACAGAGCAGACGGACGAAGAGGAGTCAGAGACGCTCGTCTGTCCGGAGTGTAACGGGTCGTTACTGTCCGACAGCGAGCGCGGTGAAACGGTGTGTGAAGACTGTGGGCTGGTCGTCGAGGAGGACGAGATCGACCCCGGCCCCGAGTGGCGCGCGTTCGATTCGAAGGAGAAAGACGAGAAATCCCGCGTCGGTGCGCCGACGACGAACATGATGCACGACAAGGGCCTCTCGACGAATATCGGCTGGCAGGACAAGGACGCCTACGGCAACTCCCTGTCCTCGCGCCAGCGCGAGAAAATGCAGCGCCTTCGAACGTGGAACGAGCGGTTCCGTACCCGTGACTCCAAGGAGCGCAACCTCAAGCAGGCGCTGGGCGAAATCGACCGCATGGCCTCCGCGCTCGGACTGCCGGAGAACGTCCGCGAGACGGCCAGCGTCATCTACCGCCGCGCACTCGACGAGGACCTGCTTCCCGGCCGCTCCATCGAGGGCGTCTCGACGGCGTCGCTGTACGCCGCCGCGCGTCAGGCCGGGACGCCGCGTTCGCTCGACGAAATCGCAGGCGTCTCCCGCGTCGAAAAAGACGAAATCGCCCGCACCTACCGCTACGTCGTCCGCGAACTCAGCCTCGAAATCCAGCCGGCCGACCCCGAGAGCTACGTCCCGCGGTTCGCGTCGGACCTTGACCTCTCCGAGGAGGTCGAACGCCGTGCCCGCCAGCTCCTCCAGAACGCAAAGCAAGAGGGCGTTCACTCCGGCAAGTCGCCGGTCGGCCTCGCCGCCGCTGCCGTCTACGCCGCCTCGCTGCTCACCAACGAGAAGGTGACCCAGAGTCAGGTCAGCGAAGTCGCCAACATCTCCGAGGTCACCATCCGCAACCGCTACCACGAACTGCTGGAAGCGGAAGACAACATCCACCCGTAA
- a CDS encoding acyl-CoA synthetase, producing MVWTVMPDFEEYEEARDQFNWGPPTSYNPAVDFLRKHDDPDRVALEQAYPDGRREQYTFRKLDELSDRLAAGLAGLGVEAGDRVGVVVPQKPQNPITHLANWKLGAVSVPLTVLFGTDALRYRLDDAGATVAVIDPAVRDDIDAVRGDCPALEHVVEIETDAPADSVHSFEDVLAAPENTDIEPYESTLDTDTAILYTSGSTGPPKGVRHSHALWLGRAAAAYNFFDQGLGPDATVWTPADWAWGAALGGTLFATWHHGGTVVGYPDSGFEADEAFGLLSEFGVTRSFMPATALRLLMDVEDPTATYDLAIETFAVGGESLTPEIVDRVAETFDSVTINEFYGQTELNLVVANNSNWFDTQPGSMGKPLPGYDLAILDPEATDRGVAEPLQSGKLGEIALRPHNRSVFFDEYWNMPEKTAAKEIEGWFVTGDLARQDDDGYVWFKSRKDDVIITSGYRVGPMEVESAILEHPDVLQAGVIGVPDDTRGEIIKAYVETAADAPAHETLRSEIRSVVREHLAEYEYPREIEFADALPQTTSGKIRRKELQEWDADDRANESP from the coding sequence ATGGTCTGGACAGTGATGCCGGACTTCGAGGAATACGAGGAGGCCCGCGATCAGTTCAATTGGGGCCCGCCGACGTCGTACAATCCGGCGGTCGATTTTCTGCGAAAACACGATGACCCTGACAGGGTGGCGCTCGAACAGGCGTATCCCGACGGACGGCGCGAACAGTACACGTTTCGCAAACTGGACGAGCTATCGGACAGGCTCGCGGCGGGGTTGGCTGGGCTCGGCGTTGAGGCCGGTGACCGAGTCGGCGTCGTCGTGCCACAGAAGCCACAGAACCCGATCACGCACTTGGCAAACTGGAAGCTCGGGGCCGTCTCGGTCCCGCTGACGGTTCTGTTCGGGACGGACGCGCTCCGGTATCGGCTGGACGACGCTGGCGCGACCGTCGCCGTTATCGATCCGGCCGTGCGCGACGATATCGACGCAGTCCGGGGTGACTGTCCAGCGCTGGAACACGTCGTCGAAATCGAAACCGACGCGCCGGCAGATAGTGTCCACTCTTTCGAGGACGTGCTCGCCGCGCCTGAAAATACCGACATCGAGCCGTATGAATCGACTCTCGACACCGACACGGCGATACTGTACACCAGCGGGTCGACGGGGCCGCCGAAAGGCGTCCGCCACTCACATGCACTCTGGCTCGGAAGGGCTGCAGCGGCGTACAACTTTTTCGACCAAGGGCTGGGACCGGACGCGACGGTCTGGACGCCCGCGGACTGGGCTTGGGGTGCGGCGCTCGGGGGGACGCTCTTCGCGACGTGGCACCACGGCGGGACTGTCGTCGGCTACCCGGACTCGGGATTCGAGGCCGACGAGGCGTTCGGCTTGCTTTCGGAGTTCGGCGTTACCCGGTCGTTCATGCCGGCGACGGCCCTGCGGCTGCTGATGGACGTTGAGGATCCGACTGCGACGTACGACCTCGCTATCGAGACGTTCGCCGTCGGCGGCGAGTCGCTGACGCCAGAAATCGTCGACCGGGTAGCGGAGACGTTCGACTCGGTCACGATCAACGAGTTCTACGGCCAGACAGAGCTGAATCTTGTCGTCGCCAACAACTCGAACTGGTTCGACACCCAGCCGGGAAGCATGGGCAAGCCACTGCCGGGGTATGACCTCGCGATACTGGACCCCGAAGCCACAGACCGCGGTGTTGCCGAACCCCTCCAAAGCGGCAAGCTCGGCGAGATAGCCCTGCGACCCCACAACCGCTCGGTATTCTTCGACGAGTACTGGAACATGCCGGAGAAGACGGCAGCCAAGGAGATCGAGGGCTGGTTTGTGACCGGCGATCTGGCCCGACAAGACGACGACGGCTATGTCTGGTTCAAATCTCGAAAGGATGACGTAATCATCACCAGCGGCTATCGTGTTGGGCCGATGGAGGTCGAGAGTGCCATCCTCGAACATCCTGACGTGCTTCAGGCGGGTGTCATCGGCGTGCCGGACGACACGCGCGGTGAAATTATCAAGGCTTACGTCGAAACTGCCGCGGACGCACCGGCCCACGAAACGCTCCGTTCGGAAATCCGGTCCGTCGTCAGAGAGCACCTCGCGGAGTACGAATATCCCCGGGAAATCGAGTTTGCTGATGCGCTACCACAGACGACGAGCGGGAAAATCCGGCGGAAAGAACTGCAGGAGTGGGATGCCGACGACAGGGCCAACGAGTCACCGTAG
- a CDS encoding glycosyltransferase family 4 protein gives MRVLNYLELADHLDRSGIGTAVDHQRAALSGTDIEVETTPWQEGHPAWALGGNIAFNDPMFREFDIAHCNMIGPGSVAVARYAAHADIPLILHAHVTREDFRDSFRGSNLVAPALGRYLRWFYSQADMVLCPSEYTKNILESYPVDAPIRPMSNGVDIDALDGFEGLREDYRRRYDLDGMVVFAVGNVFERKGLTTFCELAQQTDYDFAWFGPYDAGPQASKTVKRWVNDPPANVTFTGWVDDIRGAFGAGDVYLFPTKAENQGIAVLEAMACGKAVVLSDIPVFREYYEDGHDCLICEDEAEFREALERLAENPDLRERLGENARETAREHSLDRVGRKLVETYEELA, from the coding sequence GTGCGCGTCCTGAACTATCTCGAACTGGCCGACCACCTCGACCGGTCGGGCATCGGCACTGCCGTCGACCACCAGCGGGCGGCGCTGTCCGGGACCGACATCGAGGTGGAGACGACGCCTTGGCAGGAGGGCCATCCGGCGTGGGCACTGGGTGGCAATATCGCCTTCAACGACCCGATGTTCCGCGAGTTTGACATTGCCCACTGCAACATGATCGGGCCGGGCTCCGTCGCCGTGGCCCGGTACGCGGCACACGCGGACATTCCACTGATCCTCCACGCTCACGTCACCCGCGAGGACTTCCGGGACAGCTTCCGCGGGTCGAATCTGGTCGCGCCGGCACTGGGCCGGTACCTCCGGTGGTTCTACTCGCAGGCCGATATGGTCCTCTGTCCCTCCGAGTACACGAAGAATATCCTCGAATCGTACCCCGTCGACGCACCGATACGGCCGATGTCAAACGGCGTCGACATCGACGCGCTCGACGGCTTCGAGGGCCTGCGCGAGGACTACCGCCGGCGCTACGACCTCGACGGGATGGTCGTCTTCGCCGTCGGCAACGTCTTCGAGCGCAAAGGGCTGACAACGTTCTGCGAGCTCGCACAGCAGACCGACTACGACTTCGCGTGGTTCGGCCCCTACGACGCCGGTCCGCAGGCCTCGAAGACGGTCAAGCGGTGGGTGAACGACCCGCCGGCAAACGTCACGTTTACCGGCTGGGTCGACGACATCCGCGGCGCGTTCGGGGCCGGCGACGTGTACCTGTTTCCAACGAAGGCCGAGAATCAGGGTATCGCCGTGCTGGAGGCGATGGCCTGTGGGAAGGCCGTCGTCCTCTCGGACATCCCCGTCTTCCGAGAGTACTACGAAGACGGCCATGACTGCCTCATCTGCGAGGACGAGGCTGAGTTCCGCGAAGCGCTGGAGCGCCTCGCCGAGAATCCCGACTTGCGGGAGCGCTTGGGCGAGAACGCAAGGGAAACAGCCAGAGAGCACAGCTTGGACCGGGTCGGCCGGAAACTCGTCGAAACGTACGAAGAACTGGCCTAA
- a CDS encoding DUF5798 family protein, whose product MGLGSTAKKIQKVADIAEDLYKKVNELKTQLEDLRSTVDETNTRVDGMERELAEQRALIEALAEERGIDTEAVVAEVAADTDSDTAEAVSE is encoded by the coding sequence ATGGGACTGGGTTCCACCGCGAAAAAGATACAGAAGGTCGCAGACATCGCTGAGGACCTCTACAAGAAGGTCAACGAGCTGAAGACACAGCTCGAGGACTTGCGAAGCACTGTCGACGAGACGAACACTCGCGTCGACGGGATGGAGCGGGAACTGGCCGAACAGCGCGCGCTCATCGAGGCGCTCGCCGAAGAACGAGGCATCGACACGGAGGCGGTCGTGGCCGAGGTCGCCGCTGACACTGATTCTGACACAGCTGAAGCGGTTTCGGAGTAA
- a CDS encoding mechanosensitive ion channel family protein, producing the protein MQVQPLANLLQGFGVPAAGSIASAIVFVVVFVLVYILGKAVVLPIVDRSLKSRDLDTHARRPLKKVVSIGIIFVAISVAFGMAEYGNFLQSLATIAAAATLAIGFAMQDVIKNFVAGVFIYTDKPFRIGDWIEWDGNSGVVEDISLRVTRVRTFDNELLTVPNSNLTDGVIKNPVAKEQLRLKFMFGIGYDDDIDKATEIILEEARDHPEILDDPEPSVRLTELGDSSVGLQSRIWIDDPSRADFVKTRGEYVTSVKERFDAEDINIPYPNRTIGGGLEMTGLDSVVEPADD; encoded by the coding sequence ATGCAGGTCCAACCACTCGCCAACCTGCTTCAGGGCTTTGGCGTGCCGGCAGCCGGCTCAATCGCCTCGGCGATTGTCTTCGTCGTCGTCTTCGTCCTCGTCTACATTCTCGGGAAGGCGGTCGTGCTGCCGATTGTCGACCGGTCGCTCAAGTCCCGCGACCTCGATACCCATGCTCGGCGACCGCTGAAGAAGGTCGTCAGTATCGGTATCATCTTCGTCGCCATCTCCGTCGCATTCGGGATGGCCGAGTACGGGAACTTCCTGCAGTCGCTGGCAACCATCGCCGCCGCGGCGACGCTCGCTATCGGTTTCGCGATGCAGGACGTCATCAAGAACTTCGTCGCCGGCGTGTTCATCTACACCGACAAGCCGTTCCGGATCGGTGACTGGATCGAGTGGGACGGCAACTCCGGCGTCGTCGAGGACATTAGTCTCCGTGTTACTCGCGTCAGAACCTTCGACAACGAACTGCTGACCGTGCCGAACTCGAATCTGACCGACGGCGTGATCAAGAACCCAGTCGCCAAGGAGCAACTTCGACTGAAGTTCATGTTCGGCATCGGATACGACGACGACATCGACAAGGCGACCGAGATTATTCTGGAGGAGGCCCGGGACCACCCGGAGATTCTGGACGATCCCGAGCCGTCTGTCCGACTGACTGAACTCGGTGACTCCTCTGTGGGACTCCAGTCCCGCATCTGGATCGACGACCCGAGTCGTGCCGACTTCGTCAAGACCCGCGGGGAATACGTGACATCGGTCAAAGAGCGGTTCGACGCAGAGGACATCAACATCCCGTACCCGAACCGGACCATCGGCGGCGGGCTGGAGATGACCGGCCTCGACAGCGTCGTGGAACCGGCCGACGACTGA
- a CDS encoding glycosyltransferase: MTLPHVATFTDTYLPTVNGVTYTVETWRDRWRDRGGRMDVVYPKSDHEPSDNEYPVRSLPFPFYEGFRLGMPQIPKGVRDAELVHAHTPFSLGMAGQRLAGKLDIPFVASYHTPTSEYAEYVSFNGAVESAVRSSAESYERWFLSRADTVIAPGERAATHLRESIDLDTRVAVVPNGVDTTVFEPVDTAAFRDRYDLPDGPIVGYTGRHGYEKCLEDIITACEGLDVTVVFGGDGPARESLEAAAERSDADVRFLGFLDRAELPELYSTLDVFAFPSPVETQGLVALEANCCGTPVAGVDAGALSETIEDGETGYSYDEGDIDGFRRAIGRVLDERARLRERCLARRGVISVEHAIDKLADVYESVL; encoded by the coding sequence ATGACACTGCCGCACGTCGCGACGTTTACCGACACGTACCTCCCGACCGTCAATGGGGTGACCTACACGGTCGAGACGTGGCGGGACCGCTGGCGCGACCGCGGCGGTCGCATGGACGTGGTCTACCCGAAAAGCGACCACGAACCGTCCGACAACGAGTATCCGGTCCGGAGCCTCCCGTTTCCCTTCTACGAGGGGTTTCGCCTCGGGATGCCCCAGATACCGAAGGGCGTTCGGGACGCCGAACTGGTCCACGCCCACACCCCCTTCAGCCTCGGAATGGCGGGCCAGCGACTTGCGGGGAAACTCGATATACCCTTTGTCGCGTCGTATCACACGCCGACGAGCGAGTACGCCGAGTACGTCTCCTTCAACGGGGCTGTCGAATCGGCGGTCCGGTCCAGCGCCGAGAGCTACGAACGCTGGTTTCTGAGCCGTGCCGACACCGTCATCGCGCCGGGCGAACGCGCGGCCACACATCTCCGGGAGTCTATCGACCTCGATACGAGGGTGGCGGTCGTCCCGAACGGCGTCGACACGACCGTCTTCGAACCGGTCGACACCGCCGCCTTCCGAGACCGCTACGACCTGCCAGATGGCCCCATCGTCGGCTACACCGGCCGCCACGGCTACGAGAAATGCCTCGAAGACATCATCACGGCCTGCGAGGGACTGGACGTGACTGTCGTGTTCGGTGGCGACGGGCCGGCCCGCGAATCGCTGGAAGCGGCGGCCGAACGCAGCGACGCCGACGTGCGCTTTCTCGGCTTTCTCGACCGGGCGGAACTCCCCGAACTGTACTCGACGCTGGACGTGTTCGCGTTCCCGAGTCCCGTCGAGACACAGGGTCTGGTTGCCCTAGAAGCCAACTGCTGTGGCACGCCCGTGGCCGGCGTCGACGCCGGCGCACTCAGTGAGACCATCGAGGACGGCGAAACCGGATACTCCTACGACGAAGGGGACATCGACGGCTTCCGCCGGGCTATCGGGCGCGTTCTCGACGAACGGGCGCGGCTCCGGGAGCGCTGTCTTGCCCGACGCGGCGTGATCAGCGTCGAGCACGCTATCGACAAACTCGCCGACGTGTACGAGAGCGTGCTGTAG
- the gatC gene encoding Asp-tRNA(Asn)/Glu-tRNA(Gln) amidotransferase subunit GatC: protein MSDPAVDPEEVRHVADLARVDLADDEIERFTEQFGDILDAFEALDDVPETEREAELSNVMRPDETHESLSQEEALQNANDSEEGQFKGPKVS, encoded by the coding sequence ATGAGCGACCCCGCCGTCGATCCCGAGGAGGTCCGGCATGTTGCCGACCTCGCCCGTGTCGACCTCGCAGACGACGAGATCGAGCGGTTCACTGAGCAGTTTGGTGACATCCTTGATGCATTCGAAGCGCTTGACGATGTCCCAGAAACAGAACGAGAGGCTGAACTCTCGAACGTGATGCGCCCCGACGAGACACATGAAAGCCTCTCGCAGGAGGAAGCGCTCCAGAACGCCAACGACTCAGAAGAGGGGCAGTTCAAAGGGCCGAAGGTGTCATAA
- a CDS encoding MFS transporter, giving the protein MDRDGWLYAWALASVALGAGSLLVPLYFVAIGGETFMLGVLAGVAAAAGAPGALIFGRVADKTGKRRSLVLLALGLATLALVLVSLTEEPWLVIVGNGLLWFAAGAIAPVLTLLVTVGTVERDWPARFAVLNRYQGWGWAGGLVLGLVWTTLLSGPLGPLVAQQSLLWVCAAAVGLSAFLAAKWLPTDPAELDRPRASRMARAIARSRRLPVRSATFPVGPGRLYWLTRSLHPREVAARFSPALTIYFGGVVAFFVGFGVFWGPLPLYLSRTLGYESGLVFALYLVSSVGSALWYDRAGSLAERYNPSGLQVGSLLARAALHPAVAVVGLLLSATLLGTIINGIVFVLIGVAWAVIAVTAASVVTQLAPSAIRGEALGIYTAVSGLASGVGSILGGWLGGYDFLFAFTVAGALVLVGAVLVTVVWRRSPTVSVDSEPLSA; this is encoded by the coding sequence ATGGACCGAGACGGTTGGCTGTACGCTTGGGCACTCGCATCGGTCGCGTTGGGCGCGGGTTCGCTGCTTGTTCCGCTGTACTTCGTCGCCATCGGCGGCGAGACATTCATGCTTGGTGTCCTCGCCGGGGTGGCCGCCGCCGCGGGTGCGCCGGGTGCCCTCATCTTCGGGCGCGTCGCCGACAAAACGGGGAAGCGACGGTCGCTCGTCCTCCTCGCGCTGGGACTGGCGACCCTCGCGCTGGTGCTCGTCTCACTCACCGAGGAGCCGTGGCTGGTCATCGTCGGCAACGGCCTGCTGTGGTTCGCGGCGGGCGCTATCGCACCGGTGCTGACGTTGCTTGTCACCGTCGGAACCGTCGAACGGGACTGGCCGGCGCGGTTCGCCGTCCTGAACCGCTATCAGGGCTGGGGATGGGCTGGCGGCCTCGTCCTCGGGTTGGTATGGACGACGCTGCTCTCGGGACCACTCGGCCCCCTCGTCGCCCAGCAGTCGCTACTATGGGTGTGTGCGGCCGCGGTCGGCCTGTCGGCGTTTCTCGCTGCGAAGTGGCTGCCGACCGACCCCGCCGAACTCGACCGCCCGCGGGCCAGCCGGATGGCGCGGGCTATCGCACGGTCGCGTCGGCTTCCGGTCAGGAGCGCGACGTTCCCGGTTGGTCCGGGGCGACTGTACTGGCTCACGCGGTCGCTGCACCCACGGGAAGTCGCGGCCCGGTTCTCTCCGGCACTGACGATATACTTTGGCGGTGTCGTCGCCTTCTTCGTCGGCTTCGGCGTGTTCTGGGGACCGCTCCCGCTGTATCTCTCGCGGACGCTCGGCTACGAATCGGGACTCGTGTTTGCGCTGTATCTCGTCTCCAGCGTCGGCTCGGCGCTGTGGTACGACCGCGCTGGCTCGCTCGCCGAGCGGTACAACCCGAGCGGGCTTCAGGTCGGAAGCCTGCTCGCCCGCGCGGCGCTCCATCCGGCCGTTGCCGTCGTGGGACTCCTGCTGTCAGCGACGCTGCTGGGGACAATTATCAACGGCATCGTGTTCGTTCTCATCGGTGTTGCTTGGGCCGTCATCGCCGTTACCGCAGCAAGCGTCGTCACCCAGCTCGCACCGTCGGCCATCCGCGGCGAGGCGCTCGGCATCTACACCGCCGTCTCCGGGCTGGCAAGTGGCGTCGGGTCGATACTCGGCGGCTGGCTCGGCGGTTACGACTTCCTGTTTGCCTTCACCGTCGCCGGTGCGCTGGTACTGGTCGGCGCAGTGCTGGTCACGGTCGTCTGGCGGCGCTCGCCAACGGTATCGGTCGACAGCGAGCCGCTTTCGGCATAA
- a CDS encoding NUDIX hydrolase, translating to METTRHFVATVYVVSDGCVALHEHSKLDMWLPAGGHIDRDELPHEAALRETREELGLDVDLIAPQQDIESETVQSLPQPQHFLLEDINVNAEGEVGHQHIDFIFYGHADSRDITPGPGEQPADDWEWFTASDLQDRSDELPADVVEIGQQAIDAVREA from the coding sequence ATGGAGACCACTCGGCATTTTGTCGCGACGGTCTACGTCGTCAGCGATGGCTGCGTCGCGCTCCACGAACACAGCAAGCTCGACATGTGGCTGCCCGCCGGCGGACACATCGACCGCGACGAACTCCCCCACGAGGCCGCGCTGCGCGAGACGCGCGAGGAACTGGGCCTCGACGTGGACCTCATCGCACCCCAGCAGGACATCGAGAGCGAGACGGTCCAGTCGCTGCCCCAGCCACAGCACTTTCTGCTCGAAGACATCAACGTCAACGCCGAGGGCGAGGTCGGCCACCAGCACATCGACTTTATCTTCTACGGCCACGCGGACAGCCGCGACATCACGCCGGGACCGGGCGAACAGCCAGCTGATGACTGGGAATGGTTTACTGCTAGTGATCTGCAGGACCGAAGCGATGAACTCCCCGCAGATGTCGTCGAGATCGGCCAGCAGGCCATCGATGCGGTGCGCGAGGCCTAG
- the gatA gene encoding Asp-tRNA(Asn)/Glu-tRNA(Gln) amidotransferase subunit GatA has protein sequence MMEYNGYISDETIEGAEDGPLADKTVAVKDNISTEGVRTTCGSAMLSDYVPPYDATVVERLKAAGATIPGKTNMDEFGMGTTTETSAFGPVENPVAEGRVPGGSSGGSAAVVAAGDADLALGSDTGGSIRCPAAFCGVVGIKPTYGLVSRYGLVAYANSLEQIGPIAPTVEDAAELLDVIAGPDEHDATTQEAPAADGSYAAAADGDVDGLSIGVPTELLDGADEAVVETFWAALDDLEAQGASYHEVDLPSVEHAVEAYYVIAMSEASSNLARFDGVRYGQSGGYDGNWNDSFANAREEGFGEEVKRRVLLGTYALSAGYHDKYYKKAQDARAWVKQDFDEALDDADVLASPTMPVPPMKRGESLDDPLTMYLADANTTPVNLANLPAISVPAGETDDGLPVGLQLVGPAFGEREIIRAGSALA, from the coding sequence ATAATGGAGTACAACGGCTACATCTCCGACGAGACCATCGAGGGCGCCGAGGACGGCCCGCTGGCAGACAAGACCGTCGCGGTCAAGGACAACATCTCCACCGAGGGCGTCCGGACGACCTGTGGGTCGGCGATGCTTTCCGACTACGTCCCGCCGTACGACGCGACGGTCGTCGAGCGCCTGAAAGCCGCCGGCGCGACCATCCCCGGCAAGACGAACATGGACGAGTTCGGGATGGGGACGACCACCGAGACTTCCGCGTTCGGCCCCGTCGAGAACCCTGTCGCCGAGGGCCGCGTGCCGGGCGGCTCGTCCGGTGGCTCGGCCGCTGTCGTCGCCGCCGGCGACGCTGACCTCGCACTTGGGAGCGACACCGGTGGCTCCATCCGCTGTCCGGCCGCGTTCTGTGGCGTCGTCGGCATCAAACCCACGTACGGACTGGTCTCACGGTACGGCCTCGTCGCCTACGCCAACAGCCTCGAACAGATCGGCCCCATCGCGCCGACCGTCGAGGACGCCGCCGAACTACTGGATGTCATCGCCGGCCCGGACGAACACGACGCGACGACGCAGGAGGCCCCTGCGGCCGACGGTTCCTACGCGGCAGCCGCCGACGGCGATGTCGACGGGCTCTCTATCGGCGTCCCGACAGAACTGCTAGACGGGGCCGACGAGGCCGTCGTCGAGACGTTCTGGGCGGCGCTGGACGACCTCGAAGCTCAGGGTGCGAGCTACCACGAGGTCGACCTTCCCTCGGTCGAACACGCCGTCGAGGCGTACTACGTCATCGCCATGTCGGAAGCTTCCTCGAACCTCGCGCGGTTCGACGGCGTCCGGTATGGTCAGTCCGGCGGCTACGACGGCAACTGGAACGACTCGTTCGCCAACGCCCGCGAGGAGGGCTTCGGCGAGGAAGTCAAGCGACGGGTCCTGCTCGGCACCTACGCCCTCTCGGCGGGCTACCACGACAAGTACTACAAGAAGGCTCAGGACGCTCGCGCGTGGGTCAAACAGGATTTCGACGAGGCGCTGGACGATGCCGACGTGCTCGCCTCGCCCACGATGCCCGTCCCCCCGATGAAACGCGGCGAGAGCCTCGACGACCCCCTCACGATGTATCTGGCCGACGCCAACACGACCCCGGTGAACCTCGCGAACCTCCCGGCCATCTCCGTCCCGGCCGGCGAAACCGACGACGGGCTGCCGGTCGGACTACAACTGGTCGGACCGGCGTTCGGCGAACGGGAGATTATCCGGGCCGGCAGCGCGTTGGCCTGA